The proteins below are encoded in one region of Coturnix japonica isolate 7356 chromosome 10, Coturnix japonica 2.1, whole genome shotgun sequence:
- the CIAO2A gene encoding cytosolic iron-sulfur assembly component 2A has protein sequence MSLVLGLLSHTLSRVLRYSGLSRGCHAPSRGAMEHDKAMEVYDIIRTIRDPEKPNTLEELEVVTESCVKVNEISEEEYLVVIRFTPTVPHCSLATLIGLCLRIKLQRCLPFRHKLEIYISEGTHSTEEDINKQINDKERVAAAMENPNLREIVEQCVMEPD, from the exons ATGTCGCTGGTGCTTGGGCTGCTGTCGCACACGCTGAGCAGGGTGCTGCGCTACTCCGGGCTCAGTAGGGGCTGCCATGCGCCGAGCCGCGGGGCCATGGAGCACGACAAGGCCATGGAGGTTTACG ATATAATCCGAACCATCCGGGACCCGGAGAAACCCAACACTTTAGAAGAGCTGGAAGTGGTGACAGAAAGCTGCGTCAAGGTGAACGAGATCAGCGAGGAGGAGTATCTGGTTGTCATCAGGTTCACACCAACAgtacctcactgctctctggCTACTCTCATCG GCCTTTGTTTAAGAATAAAACTTCAGAGATGTTTGCCTTTTAGACATAAG CTGGAAATCTACATATCTGAAGGTACACATTCCACTGAAGAAGACA TCAACAAGCAAATCAATGATAAGGAGAGAGTCGCAGCTGCGATGGAGAACCCAAACTTGCGTGAAATCGTGGAGCAGTGTGTTATGGAGCCCGACTAG